The DNA region TTAAACTTATTAAAAGTATTTAATGAAATGTATCCGCACATTCCAACTAAATCTGGCTTGATGTTAGGCTTGGGCGAAACTGACGAAGAAATTCTAGCCGTGATGCAAGATTTACGAGCACACCAAGTCAGCATGCTGACACTAGGACAATATCTACAGCCTAGCGTGCATCATTTACCAGTGATGCGCTATGTTGAACCTCAAATTTTTGAAACTTTAAAACAAAAAGCTGATGCAATGGGCTTTAATAATACGGCCAGCGGCCCCATGGTAAGAAGTAGCTATCATGCTGATGCACAGGCGCACCAAGTGATTACGTAAATCGCACTGTGTTGGCAATAGCGATTACTCTAAATAACCGCATTAAAGTTCAAAAAAGGAAAATATGGTTCCGCATTTAACAACAGCTCTCAATGGCCCACTGTTATCTCTAGAAAAAAGCATGCTGGATGCCATGCCAAAGATTGAGCATTGGTTTCGTACACAATGGTTAGAGCATGCCGCGCCATTCTATGCCTCAGTTGATTTACGTAATGCTGGTTTTAAATTAGCCCCTGTCGATACCAACTTATTTCCCGGTGGTTTTAACAACCTAAATCCTGACTTTTTACATTTAAGCGTACAGGCAGCAATGGTGGCGGTTGAAAAAATCTGTCCAGAAGCTAGCCGCTTACTGATTATTCCTGAGAATCACACGCGCAATACTTATTACCTGCGCAACGTAGTTGAGTTGGCGAACATCTTAAAACAAGCCGGCATGGAGGTAAGAATCGGTTCAATTTCTCCAGAAATCACCGAGCCTACTTTGCTAGAAACACATGATGGCCAGCCACTATTATTAGAGCCTGTGGTGCGCCAAGGCAACCGCCTCAGTCTTCCTGCATCTAAACTAGGTGATACTAACCTGAGTGCATTTGATAGCTGTGCAATCTTGCTTAATAATGATTTATCTGGCGGCATCCCTGATATTCTTAAAGATTTAGAACAAGACTTGATTCCACCGCTATACGCAGGCTGGAGCACACGCAGAAAATCACAACATTTTTCTGCTTACAATCGAGTGGCAAAAGAATTCTCTACCTTACTTGGTATAGATGAGTGGTTGCTCAATCCATATTTCGAAACTTGCGGTGAAATTGACTTTAATGCGCGCACTGGTGAAGACTGCCTTGCCGCTAAAGTTGAATCGTTGCTTGAAAAAATTAGAATCAAATACGCCGAGTATGGTGTGTCTCAAGAGCCGTTTGTGATTGTAAAAGCCAATGCTGGCACTTACGGCATGGGCATTATGACCGTGAAATCACCTGATGACGTACGTGGTTTAAATCGCAAGGCACGCAACAAAATGTCAGTGATTAAAGAAGGTTTGGAGGTCACTGAAGTGATTATTCAAGAGGGCGTCTACACGTTTGAGAGCATCAATGATGCGGTTGCCGAACCAGTAGTCTATATGATGGATCACTATGTGATTGGTGGCTTTTACCGAGTACATACTGGCAGAGGCATCGATGAAAACCTGAATGCACCAGGCTCTCAATTTGTACCTTTAGCTTTTGAAAAGCCCTGTACATTACCGGACTGTGCTGGCGCACCGGATGCCACGCCTAACCGTTTTTACGCTTATGGTGTAGTCGCACGTTTAGCGTTACTGGCCGCTGCTATTGAGTTGCAAGAGCAAGACCCTCTTAATCAATAAAGTCATACGCACATGAAACTAGTATTTATTCTGGACCCACTTGAAAGCTTAAAAAGCTATAAAGATACTAGCCTCGCCATTATGCGAGAGGCTAGTCAGCGTGGCCACGAGCTATTCGTAAGCTTGCAACACGATCTTTTTCTGCGTGGTGAACAAGCCAGAATTAATGTGCAGAAGTTTGAGTTCTCTGGACAAAGCTACACCACTGCGGAAAAAACAGAGTTCGCTCCTAGTCAGTTTGATGCGATTATCATGCGCAAAGACCCGCCTTTTGATAACGAGTATCTTTACAGCACCTATCTACTTGAAATAGCAGCTAAGCAGGGTGCACGCATATTTAACAACCCTGTCGCTATTCGTGGCTGGAATGAAAAACTCTCAGTCACTCGCTTTCCGCAATTTGCACCTGAGTTTCTGGTGACAGCAAATCAGCAGTCTATTCGTGATTTTTTAAAACAACATGCAGATATTGTGGTTAAACCTTTAGATGGCATGGGCGGTAGCAGTATTTTTAGGCTAACTTTGCAAGACCATAACATCAGCGTGATTCTTGAAACAATTACCGAGTTTGGCACCCGCACTATCATGGCGCAGCGCTATCTACCAGCGATTGTGCATGGCGATAAGCGTATTATTGTGATTGATGGCGAACCACTGCCTTATTCACTCGCACGTATCCCGATGGCGGGAGAAACACGTGGAAACTTAGCCGCGGGAGGTACTGGTGTTGCTCAACCACTCACTGAGCGAGACCGTGATATAGCAATCACCGTAGGGAAAGTGCTGAAACAAGAAGGCTTATTTCTAGTGGGGCTAGATGTCATTGGTGAGCACCTGACTGAAATCAACGTAACAAGCCCTACAGGAATGGTCGAGATTGCCAATCAAACCGATTGCAATCCCGCTAGCCTCTTTATCACTGCCCTAGAGCAAAAACAGCATTAATCAATGCGTAAAGGATTGAGCACCGTATTGATTGTAGCCACATGCTGCATGGCAATATTAGGGTTCATTGCTTATAACAAACCACCGCTCTACCACAGCCAAAGCTATGTATTTGGCACACTGGTTGATATCAGTATTTATGGCGAACCAGAAGACCGAGCTAAGTCGCTTTCAAATACAATCATGCAAGATTTTCAACACCTGCATCATCAGTTACACGCATGGAAGCCGATTTCTGAAAACCAAGTCAGTGAACTAAGTGCGCTCAACTTAGCATTCGCTGCCCAAAGCAAGCCATTAAATATCAGCCCACTCATGGTAGAAATTCTGCAAGATGCAGCGCAACTATCAAAACAATCTAATGGCTTGTTCAACCCAACCATCGGTCATTTAATCAGCACATGGGGGTTTCAAGCCGATGAGTTTGCCGCAACCAGTATCGATGATAAAAAAATTGCAGCATTCATTAAAGCTAACCCAAGCATGGATGATATTGTTGTTGCAAACAATACTACTTACAGTACAAATAGCAGCGTCAAACTTGATTTAGGTGGCTATGCAAAAGGTTATGCACTAGATAGAGCTGTAAGTTACTTACGCAAGCAACATGTTAAGCATGCGCTCATCAACATAGGTGGCAATATCATCGCGCTTGGCCAGCATGGAGATAAGCCGTGGCGAGTAGGGGTACAGCACCCGCGTAAACCCTCTGCGATTGCCACGCTTGATTTACTTGATGGCTGGGCAATAGGTACGTCTGGTGATTATCAACGTTATTTCATGCTAGATGGTAAACGCTATTGCCACATCATTGATCCGCGCACAGGCTACCCAGTACAACATACGCAAGCGGTGACCGTATTAATTCCTCCGCAAGCACCAAATCATCCACAAGCTGGCGTAGTGTCTGATGTTGCCTCAAAACCCATTTTTATTGAGCCTGCGGAAAGCAAAGCAAAAATCGCTAATGTGATGGGCATAAAATACTTTATGGTGATTGATCAATCATCTCAAGTCTTTGTCACCAAAGAAATGCAGAATAAACTAACTTGGCTTGATCAAGACTTTAAGAAGCATGTGCATGTTCAAACTACTACGCAACATTAAAGCTAAAACAAGTGCCATGCTCGTTGGTGATTGGCTCATATTGATTGCAAGCAGCGTATTGGTCATCGTTCTGTTTCAACACCTATGGTCACATGAGCACGCAACAACAGTCCAAATCCGCCTAGGTGATACCGTTTATGGCACCTACAGCCTTAATCAACAGCGTGATATCCATGTTAAAGGAACGCTAGGTACCTCCACCATCAGTATCATGAATGGCAAAGCCAGATTTTCTCAATCCCCATGCCATAATCAATACTGTGTGCACCAAGGCTGGCTATCACGATCAGGCCAAGCAGCTATTTGCCTACCAAACCAACTGAGTTTAGAACTAGTCGGCGAAACAAAACACTACGACTCACTCAACTATTAATATAAAAAATAATAGTATAAGAATAGTAGTATACAAATAGCACAACAATCATAAATAAACGATTACATGCAGATTAACACTACCCTCGACGACCATCGCATCGCCAAACTTGCAGCATTTGCTATTGCGTTACATATGTTGGAAGCGGTGATTCCATCCCCTTTACCAGGCGTTAAGCCAGGTATCGCAAACATTGTGACCTTATATGTACTATTTAAATATGGCTTTGCCAGCGCAGCTTGGGTAAGCATACTCCGTGTATTTGCCAGCAGCCTGCTGTTAGGGCAATTCCTATCACCGACCTTTATACTGAGCCTATCAGGTGTATTATTGAGCTTGGGGGTACTGTGGCTAAGTATGCACTTACCTAGAAAGTACTTTGGTACGGTATCATTAAGCATACTCGCCGCTTTTGCACACATTACGGGACAATTGATTATTGTAAGGCTATGGCTGATTCCACATGCCAGCGTTGCTTATTTGATTCCGATTTTTGCACTAGCCGCATTATTTTTTGGGATAGTGAATGGACTGATTACACATCAATTACTTAATAATAGCTTGGAAAACAAAATTGATTCAAAGTCAGCAACTGCAACATCACTCATGACAAAGTAACATGATACTGAGCACCTTAAAATTACGTATTGCCCAAAACAAATCGCTGTTAATTGCAGCTTTTATTTCTTTGGCTTTACATACAGTACTGCTCAGTAATTACGCTATATCACTCCCTTCCGATATTGAAAATCTAACATCCATTAACGTACGTTTGGTAAAGACACTACCAGAGAAAAAACTAATCACACCAACCACCACACAAGTCCGCCCAAATGCAATTACACCGAAATCACCAGCTCCTAATAAAGTGGTGCCAACACCAAACTCCGAAGTGCCTGCGAGCCTATTAAGTACTGAAGCCACCAATATCAATCAACTAGACTCTGATAATCCAACTAATACAGAAGCTATTAGCCCACCTCAAAGTGAAGATTTATTAGCAGAGAACACGATAGATAATACAACGGCTACTGAAACTGCAAGTAGCACCAATACACACATAACAGCTGCTTATCAATACGTGCAAACCGAATTTGAAGTCACGCGTGGCGATGATTCAGGCGTGCTTGGTATTACCCAAATTACGTTCAACATGGACGTGCGTAGAAGCACCTATCAGTTAACCAGCATTACTGAGGCAAAAGGAGTCGCTTCACTCTTTCTAAGTACACTAGAACAATACAGCGAAGGTAATGTTGATGAAAAAGGCTTAAAGCCAAACTATTATGCTTATCAATATGGGAACAATAGTGACAAAAATCAATATGCACAGCTGTCCTGGGCTGACGGTGTGATAGAAATGACCAGTAAAAAAGGCAAAAAATCAGAAGCACTACCTGAAGGTACTCAAGATTTTTTAAGCTTTATGTACCAGTTTATGTTTACGCCGCCATTAAACTCCATGCAGATCACCATGACCAATGGTAAATATTTACGCACTTACACCTATAGCTTTGAAGGTGAAGAGACCATTGCCACTAAACTAGGTGAGCTCAACACCTTACATTTATTAAAGAGTGGGGATAATCTGGAGAAAACAGAAATTTGGCTTGCGTTAGATTACCAAAACATTCCGGTGAAAATACGCAAAACAGAAAAAGATGGTGGAGTAATCGAGCAAACGGTCACCGCTATTTCAACGATCCGTCCAGAGTAAGGCTTATTGCTTAAATACCGCAGCTCATTTGCGTACGCAGCCTAAGTAAGCTAATCGCTAAATATCACCCGACAAAAACATAGTGCAAATGCAAGAGCCATCATTTGTGGTAATGGCTCTTGCAAAAAATCAACTCATATCCTTAGCTGCAATATTAGATATTGATTCAGCAGCAATCTTGATTAAAAGTTTAACTCTCTCCAAATAGATCTGTGCTTTTGGAAGCCAGCACCAGTAAAATCAAATGAAGGATTAAGTAGCCTAGGCGTAGGGTCGTCTGCAGTCACACCAGACACTTTAGGTTTCTTATCAATATATAGTACGTTAAAACCGACTAAAGGTGCACTAGTTCTTAGCGAAACAACATTCGATCCTAAATTATTAACAGCCCTACCAGTTTCATAATCAAGGAAAGTCAACCATCCATAGCCAGCTGGCTGACAGGCTGATGATGTTGGTACAGTTGTTGGCACTAATAAAGTACCTAGCACCAATTGTGAAGCTACATTTTGACGCTCTCCAGTATCAGGGAAGTCTACATACCAACCCAACCCTGAACTGAAATCAACAGCATTGCTAGTTCCACTCTGGCGCATATCAAAACCATCTGGCACGATAGTTTGCTGAACAAGGGTAGAACGTGGATTCACCACTGTGGCCGTAGCATTATCATCCTTGATTGCATACAGAGTTTGCTGACTTGTATCGGTCAGGTCGCTTACCTCAAGGTACTTGCCAGTGCCCACAAACACTACCCGTTTATTTTTAATGGTGCCCAACTCTGGGCTGGTGGTAATCGGTTGCGAACCAGTTGCTTGCAGCGTAGCAAACAGTATTTTGCTATTGTCTGTCAGGTTAAACCGCCATAAATTACCTAATAAATCCCCACCATACACATATGTAGCAGTATTATTTCTTGCTGGATCATCTGCATAAGCACTGATTTCAGCCAAGCCACTCGGTAACGAAGTGCTACCAACGCCCGTTGGTATTTCAGAAATTTTGGCTCCTGATATTGCGTTAAGTACATAGAGGTAACCTTTGCCATCACCAGTATTAAATAATGCTGGGTTATTTGGCTTAAACTTAGTGTCTGGGTCTGAGTAAAACGCACTATTATCTGGAATATTGTTATAACCAGAAGTGACTAACACTACCCATGTACCATCCGATTTTTTAGTGATGATCGGTGTGCCATAGGTATAGCCTAAATTAGGCTCATCGCTCGCATCAAACTCCCATAACAATGTAGGGCTGCTCGGGTTAGTAATGTCCAAGGCATAGTAACCACGGCCACCACCATTTAAACCAGCTACTAATATCGTTCTCCACGCGCCTCCATCATACACATCCGAAATAATAGGGTCGCCATTTACATAATAGCTATGCTTATTACCATAAGCCGCGTCTGCAAGCTTCCACATATTAGGAATCACCATGCTTGGTACATAAGCCCATAGTTCCTGTAATGTCCCTGCATCAAATGCATGCAACATACCATCATTGGCACCCATGAATACTGTTTTTGCCCTACCGGTTTGAGCTGGCGCCTCTTTAAATGCAGCATAACCTGTATCCGTATATTTAAAGATAGGCTTACCTAAAAACGATGGTTTAGAGTCAACTGCGTCACCCAACACCGCTTGACGTTTACGGAAAAGTTTATTTTCAGATAAGGTAGCCCCTTCATCATAGCCTGTTTGCCCACGCAAATAGGCCACTAAGCGTGCAGACGTAACATTTGCCTGCTGTGCGGTACTAAAACTTGGCCATTGCGTCAAGTTAGCCGCCAAGAAAGTCGGCTGCAAGGTGCTTGCTAACCCCGCAGAAGTAATGGCAGCTAAGCTAAAGCTAGTCAGTGCACCGCCATTATTCATATAGATAGTACGTGTATCTGCCGAATTGCTTACTTTATTTTTTAAAGTACCAACACATGCCACTGAGATTGATACTTTACAGTCAGTACCATCCAAAGTGCCAATACATGCTAATGGGTCAGTCACATTTGGTGTTACACAATTGTACCCACCACTACCATCAGGTACCACACTGGATGGACTGACACATGAGGCTGATGGGACCACATCTTCTACACAAGCAGTTGCTGACTGGCTCACTGCACCGGTCACAATATCTATGCTTCTTTTTTCTAGGTTACCAATCCAATAACCAGAAGTGTAGCTTGCCACATATGCATTGTTATCTCCAGACACTGGGTTAAGTGTGCTGGTAGCAGCCGCAGAGCCAGCACCTAGCTTCACCTCAATCGAAGCTAAAGCCTCTTTCAGCTGATTTACTAAATCCGTAGGGTTTTTTGCACTAAAGTAGGTACCGCCACCATTCACAGCAGCATGCCAAAGGTCATCAATTCGCTCTGCTTCAGTATTAGCAATAGGGTCTGGCCAGTTCTTCACTCCATTTTTAATATCAGTAAAGTCGCCAGATGTCGCAATTTTGTAATCTGATGTATAAGACAGCGCACCATCAACCCCCATCCCCAAAGTCAGTGTCACCATATTTTGCTTCTGGTTGGCTGTGGATGGCGCGGGTGATTGACACACACTCTCGCCTTTAGCTCCTGTACAATTGAGCAAATCCGCAGTACGAAGATCCGAATCAAAGTAATATTTTGCAACATCTGCCAATGTATCATCGCGGGCCGTTGCCCCCTCGCGCATTGGCCTTGGGGTGTTATCGGCAGCACTATCTTTATTACCCACATTAAGACCATCTAAGCCCAGTGGCCCGCCCGCATAAGTTGAGGTTTCGTCCCCAGTATTCCAATAACCGTCTGTCGTTAATAAAGAGAAGTTTTGCTGGCACTCGTACTGTATTGGGTCTGTAAAGACACCTCGCTTGGCCGCGGTCTCATTTGCATAGATACGCCCAGCTTTTGAGAGCGAGCCTCTAAGCGGCGTGCTTCGATCTGCTGGTGCAGCGAAGAACTTGCTATACCAGGCTGCTTTTTGTGCCGTGTTGAATGTATTAAAATTAAGCATCTCTGAAGATCGTGTAGAGGTCGTCATAAAACCTACGCGATAATCTTCAGTCACATCTTTAAAGGCGATACTAGCTGAGGTTTTCATGGATTGACCACGCGTACCATAATAAGTATGCCAGTTGGCGTAATTGGTCATTTCCTCAACATAAGTACAAGTTGTTCCTGCACAATCTGTACGACTTGCCGCCTTGGCTGTTGAGCCAGGTAGTGTATAGCTGTTCAAAGATGAAGAAATCACGACTGGTAAAGTTTTGCCAGGTACAGCGTTCACAGAAAAGGCGGTAGGAGTCACATTTCTACCGCCAGACTTGGTAATGACTGGCGTACTAGTAATGTTTGCAGCTGCGGCAGTTGGAGATGCATAAACTGTCACGTCACTACCAGAAACCACTGAGAAATAACCTCTAGCCGTACAATTGCCAGTTAAGGCAAAAGTGCAATTGTTAATATTGGTTGAAATTGCAGAGGCCAAGTTATTATTATTATTAAAACTTGCTGTCGCTACAGAAAGTATTTGCGCCCCTCCCACCGTTACTGAAGAAACACTGGTTGTTCCACCTGAGCCGTTCGACACAGCAATAGTTGCCACACGTGCGCTTGGCATCCTTAAATTAGTAAACCCTGTCAAATTAGTGGCTTGGCAGCTATTGGCTGCAGGTGAAACGGCTGCTGCATTTCCTGATGTATTACACCACCGCACAGAGGCAGGGTATAGGTATGTGGCTGTTGGTGCAGATTGTGCATTACATACTTTAAGGTCACGTTTGGTGCAGTACTCTCCGGGTACCACATGAAAGAAAATGGAGTCTGTCTCTAAATTCTTAGTCCCAGTAGGGTAACCTGAACCAGTGTAAGCATTATTTTTAACTTGGCGCCAATTTGGCTTGGTTGCCGAACTAGCGCCAGTAGCCGTAGCTTGACCGATTTGGCTAGGATACTGAGTTGTATTTAGCCCTGATGTATTAAAAAAAACAGGTGGTAAATAACGAATACTAGGATTATAGGCAATAGTATTGTAACTGGCATTTTTAAATTGAGATGCATTGCTACTATCCGCCCAATCAGGCATGTAATCCCAACTCATACTACCAGAGTCATCTAATATAAATAACAAATTAGGCTGTATCGTAATGGTAGGGCTATTGGCTAATGGAATTGTGGCAAGATCCAGTGGTGATGTAACCGGTGCAGCAATAACAACCTGCGGTATTGATAGATGAAAAGCAAAAGCCATCACCAATGGACTTAGCACCTGCATATATTTTTGATAAACTTTGAGCATCGCTTACTCCTAATATACAAATGTCTGGGCATAACTAATTGTGTTTTTAGCCCCTTGGACACGTGTTGTAATACGGTAAATTGGTTCCGGTTTTGGTTCCGGGGGGCAGCACTCAGTCTTTATCCCATTACTACTTTTGTCAGTATTAGGAGCACCCTGCAAACAGTTATCACTATTGGGCTCCCCGCTCACTCGACACATGCGCTGAATAATAAATCTGATCTCATTACCACTACTTTCCTCCCTGCCCCCAACAATGCCTTCGCCTGTGGCTTTAGCTGCAGCAATCCATGTAGCATCAGCTTTTAATACTTCGCTGTCGTCTAAATCTGGTGAACCATTGATACTAAATGTGGAATAGTATCCTTTTGCCACATTGTCTTGCTCAAGCCGTTTAAGATCAATTGAGTTCTCACTACCCAACCAATCTAGCGCCGCTTCTACGCCACGATCAGACGAAACTAATGCACTGTGTTTTAACGCCATATTGCCCGCAATAATAGTATTAGTATCCACTGACCGTATCAGCGCGACTGCCGCTAAAGACATCACAACTAACGCAATTAAGGCAACAAACAACACAACGCCTTGTTGCTTTAAAGATTTTACAGTTGGGGTACTCATAGCACACCCCTAGACCATATAATGTTACGTAATGGAATGATTGTTTCGTACGTTTTATAACGATACCATTGCCAATTATCTATTTCTGACAAATCAATGGCAGGTGCTGGATCCACATCAAGATCATACCAAGCACAAGGACCATTATTTACAACCCCTTTTGCTGTTGTACATTGGTTAGTGACGGCATCTTTTTCTAATAAATCATTGCGCGCAACCACTGCAATACGTACTGCTTTAATACGATTGCGGAAGGCCACAGTAGGTGTAGCCCAATCGCCCGTTGCATCCACCCAGCTAACCACTGTATTTTTAGCCTCTCCTGAAACAATCGGCTCAGAAACACCATACTGCGCCTGCATGCTCACAACTTCAGACACTATTGGATCACCATTTAACGTCAACTGATACTTCTCGGCATCATCCTTTTCGATTGCATAACGGTGATCTTGCCAATCGCCCATGCAGGCTATTTTTGCACCATCCACAATCGGCGCACCAGACGTATTTAAGCGGATTGTTTTATCACCTTCAACACCTTCAATAACTGCCATACGGCACGATGTACCTTGGCTAATTAAAGCGATATTATAGTAATCTGTACCACCCATTTTTTGACAGCCGATATTATTTTCAGCTTTCAAACCTTCTAGATTTGCCTTATTTGCATCAGATCCTATTTTAACGGGCACTGCACCCATCGCTTTAGTACTAAAGCGGGCTATCACAACATCACTCCCATTTGGGCCTTCACCATCTTTAATGGCCAAAGGGAATATATCAAGATCATCCGTTGCGGGGTCACCATCATGGTCAAACTCTGGTGATGGATCACATTTAAGCGATGCATTCTCCTCATCTGCACTTGGCATAGGCAAACCATAACCGGCCATCTGCACATCACGCTGAATGTGATGTAGTGCAATACTACCGTTAGTTTGCGCATCAGCGGTGCCAGATGTACTACGTTTTTGACCTTCATATGCAGAGAAAACTTGCATAATTACTAAGCTAGCAATTAGGCCGATGACCAAACCAACCATCAACTCGAC from Methylotenera sp. L2L1 includes:
- a CDS encoding NusG domain II-containing protein: MFKLLRNIKAKTSAMLVGDWLILIASSVLVIVLFQHLWSHEHATTVQIRLGDTVYGTYSLNQQRDIHVKGTLGTSTISIMNGKARFSQSPCHNQYCVHQGWLSRSGQAAICLPNQLSLELVGETKHYDSLNY
- a CDS encoding pilus assembly PilX family protein; amino-acid sequence: MSTPTVKSLKQQGVVLFVALIALVVMSLAAVALIRSVDTNTIIAGNMALKHSALVSSDRGVEAALDWLGSENSIDLKRLEQDNVAKGYYSTFSINGSPDLDDSEVLKADATWIAAAKATGEGIVGGREESSGNEIRFIIQRMCRVSGEPNSDNCLQGAPNTDKSSNGIKTECCPPEPKPEPIYRITTRVQGAKNTISYAQTFVY
- the gshB gene encoding glutathione synthase; translation: MKLVFILDPLESLKSYKDTSLAIMREASQRGHELFVSLQHDLFLRGEQARINVQKFEFSGQSYTTAEKTEFAPSQFDAIIMRKDPPFDNEYLYSTYLLEIAAKQGARIFNNPVAIRGWNEKLSVTRFPQFAPEFLVTANQQSIRDFLKQHADIVVKPLDGMGGSSIFRLTLQDHNISVILETITEFGTRTIMAQRYLPAIVHGDKRIIVIDGEPLPYSLARIPMAGETRGNLAAGGTGVAQPLTERDRDIAITVGKVLKQEGLFLVGLDVIGEHLTEINVTSPTGMVEIANQTDCNPASLFITALEQKQH
- a CDS encoding DUF3108 domain-containing protein → MILSTLKLRIAQNKSLLIAAFISLALHTVLLSNYAISLPSDIENLTSINVRLVKTLPEKKLITPTTTQVRPNAITPKSPAPNKVVPTPNSEVPASLLSTEATNINQLDSDNPTNTEAISPPQSEDLLAENTIDNTTATETASSTNTHITAAYQYVQTEFEVTRGDDSGVLGITQITFNMDVRRSTYQLTSITEAKGVASLFLSTLEQYSEGNVDEKGLKPNYYAYQYGNNSDKNQYAQLSWADGVIEMTSKKGKKSEALPEGTQDFLSFMYQFMFTPPLNSMQITMTNGKYLRTYTYSFEGEETIATKLGELNTLHLLKSGDNLEKTEIWLALDYQNIPVKIRKTEKDGGVIEQTVTAISTIRPE
- a CDS encoding FAD:protein FMN transferase; this translates as MRKGLSTVLIVATCCMAILGFIAYNKPPLYHSQSYVFGTLVDISIYGEPEDRAKSLSNTIMQDFQHLHHQLHAWKPISENQVSELSALNLAFAAQSKPLNISPLMVEILQDAAQLSKQSNGLFNPTIGHLISTWGFQADEFAATSIDDKKIAAFIKANPSMDDIVVANNTTYSTNSSVKLDLGGYAKGYALDRAVSYLRKQHVKHALINIGGNIIALGQHGDKPWRVGVQHPRKPSAIATLDLLDGWAIGTSGDYQRYFMLDGKRYCHIIDPRTGYPVQHTQAVTVLIPPQAPNHPQAGVVSDVASKPIFIEPAESKAKIANVMGIKYFMVIDQSSQVFVTKEMQNKLTWLDQDFKKHVHVQTTTQH
- a CDS encoding Gx transporter family protein, which encodes MQINTTLDDHRIAKLAAFAIALHMLEAVIPSPLPGVKPGIANIVTLYVLFKYGFASAAWVSILRVFASSLLLGQFLSPTFILSLSGVLLSLGVLWLSMHLPRKYFGTVSLSILAAFAHITGQLIIVRLWLIPHASVAYLIPIFALAALFFGIVNGLITHQLLNNSLENKIDSKSATATSLMTK
- a CDS encoding PilW family protein produces the protein MLKRYDTATLHQSGFSLVELMVGLVIGLIASLVIMQVFSAYEGQKRSTSGTADAQTNGSIALHHIQRDVQMAGYGLPMPSADEENASLKCDPSPEFDHDGDPATDDLDIFPLAIKDGEGPNGSDVVIARFSTKAMGAVPVKIGSDANKANLEGLKAENNIGCQKMGGTDYYNIALISQGTSCRMAVIEGVEGDKTIRLNTSGAPIVDGAKIACMGDWQDHRYAIEKDDAEKYQLTLNGDPIVSEVVSMQAQYGVSEPIVSGEAKNTVVSWVDATGDWATPTVAFRNRIKAVRIAVVARNDLLEKDAVTNQCTTAKGVVNNGPCAWYDLDVDPAPAIDLSEIDNWQWYRYKTYETIIPLRNIIWSRGVL
- the gshA gene encoding glutamate--cysteine ligase encodes the protein MVPHLTTALNGPLLSLEKSMLDAMPKIEHWFRTQWLEHAAPFYASVDLRNAGFKLAPVDTNLFPGGFNNLNPDFLHLSVQAAMVAVEKICPEASRLLIIPENHTRNTYYLRNVVELANILKQAGMEVRIGSISPEITEPTLLETHDGQPLLLEPVVRQGNRLSLPASKLGDTNLSAFDSCAILLNNDLSGGIPDILKDLEQDLIPPLYAGWSTRRKSQHFSAYNRVAKEFSTLLGIDEWLLNPYFETCGEIDFNARTGEDCLAAKVESLLEKIRIKYAEYGVSQEPFVIVKANAGTYGMGIMTVKSPDDVRGLNRKARNKMSVIKEGLEVTEVIIQEGVYTFESINDAVAEPVVYMMDHYVIGGFYRVHTGRGIDENLNAPGSQFVPLAFEKPCTLPDCAGAPDATPNRFYAYGVVARLALLAAAIELQEQDPLNQ
- a CDS encoding PilC/PilY family type IV pilus protein translates to MLKVYQKYMQVLSPLVMAFAFHLSIPQVVIAAPVTSPLDLATIPLANSPTITIQPNLLFILDDSGSMSWDYMPDWADSSNASQFKNASYNTIAYNPSIRYLPPVFFNTSGLNTTQYPSQIGQATATGASSATKPNWRQVKNNAYTGSGYPTGTKNLETDSIFFHVVPGEYCTKRDLKVCNAQSAPTATYLYPASVRWCNTSGNAAAVSPAANSCQATNLTGFTNLRMPSARVATIAVSNGSGGTTSVSSVTVGGAQILSVATASFNNNNNLASAISTNINNCTFALTGNCTARGYFSVVSGSDVTVYASPTAAAANITSTPVITKSGGRNVTPTAFSVNAVPGKTLPVVISSSLNSYTLPGSTAKAASRTDCAGTTCTYVEEMTNYANWHTYYGTRGQSMKTSASIAFKDVTEDYRVGFMTTSTRSSEMLNFNTFNTAQKAAWYSKFFAAPADRSTPLRGSLSKAGRIYANETAAKRGVFTDPIQYECQQNFSLLTTDGYWNTGDETSTYAGGPLGLDGLNVGNKDSAADNTPRPMREGATARDDTLADVAKYYFDSDLRTADLLNCTGAKGESVCQSPAPSTANQKQNMVTLTLGMGVDGALSYTSDYKIATSGDFTDIKNGVKNWPDPIANTEAERIDDLWHAAVNGGGTYFSAKNPTDLVNQLKEALASIEVKLGAGSAAATSTLNPVSGDNNAYVASYTSGYWIGNLEKRSIDIVTGAVSQSATACVEDVVPSASCVSPSSVVPDGSGGYNCVTPNVTDPLACIGTLDGTDCKVSISVACVGTLKNKVSNSADTRTIYMNNGGALTSFSLAAITSAGLASTLQPTFLAANLTQWPSFSTAQQANVTSARLVAYLRGQTGYDEGATLSENKLFRKRQAVLGDAVDSKPSFLGKPIFKYTDTGYAAFKEAPAQTGRAKTVFMGANDGMLHAFDAGTLQELWAYVPSMVIPNMWKLADAAYGNKHSYYVNGDPIISDVYDGGAWRTILVAGLNGGGRGYYALDITNPSSPTLLWEFDASDEPNLGYTYGTPIITKKSDGTWVVLVTSGYNNIPDNSAFYSDPDTKFKPNNPALFNTGDGKGYLYVLNAISGAKISEIPTGVGSTSLPSGLAEISAYADDPARNNTATYVYGGDLLGNLWRFNLTDNSKILFATLQATGSQPITTSPELGTIKNKRVVFVGTGKYLEVSDLTDTSQQTLYAIKDDNATATVVNPRSTLVQQTIVPDGFDMRQSGTSNAVDFSSGLGWYVDFPDTGERQNVASQLVLGTLLVPTTVPTSSACQPAGYGWLTFLDYETGRAVNNLGSNVVSLRTSAPLVGFNVLYIDKKPKVSGVTADDPTPRLLNPSFDFTGAGFQKHRSIWRELNF